From the Prunus dulcis chromosome 4, ALMONDv2, whole genome shotgun sequence genome, one window contains:
- the LOC117623790 gene encoding BTB/POZ domain-containing protein At5g47800 isoform X2, translating into MKFMKIGTKPDTFCTEEATRTVISDVPSDLLIQINNISYLLHKFPLVPKCGLLQRLCSDSGDSEKVSIELHDIPGGEDAFELCAKFCYGITINLSAYNFVPAFCAAKFLRMTESLEKGNFVPKLEAFFNSCILEGWKDSITTLETTVKLPEWSENLGIIRKCIDSIVEKILTPPAKVSWSYTYTRPGYTKKQHHSVPKDWWTEDISDLDVDLFRCIITAVASTYMLPPQLIGEALHVYACRWLPDTTRPPPQTDEQFVEKNRRIVDTIVSMIPGDKRAVCVGFLLRLLIVANYLGVSPVTKTELLRRSSLQLQEATVNDLISQSHSPTDPEFYDIDLVVAVLQSFLVLWRRQSPAAASASESNGSSAQFLGTMRKVGKLIDSYLQVVARDANMPVSKLVSLAEALPDIAREDHDDIYKAINIYLKEHGDLSKADKKRLCRILDCQKLSPEVRAHAVKNERLPLRTVVQVLFFEQDRDRASNSKAAATHDHHHKHKRLPLMPSQSQSQELFSTGKQTVPTSRELDIHNGHGHGHGKLKLGAADHHDKFTSSRGDHSTRRTNVAGQIDYPLHLQTKRSDGKFPVGTERKIVSSAEIQEQVEHQLETGSGSKLDAKKMIQRGSRSDHGRDKGKDR; encoded by the exons ATGAAGTTTATGAAAATTGGGACCAAGCCGGACACCTTCTGCACAGAAGAAGCTACCAG GACTGTGATTTCAGATGTACCGAGCGACCTTCTCATACAAATTAACAACATCAGTTATCTTCTCCATAAG TTTCCACTTGTTCCAAAATGTGGCCTCTTACAACGGCTTTGCTCTGACTCTGGTGATTCTGAAAAGGTCAGCATAGAGCTTCACGATATTCCAGGAGGTGAAGATGCTTTCGAACTGTGTGCTAAGTTCTGTTATGGAATTACGATTAACCTCAGTGCGTATAATTTTGTACCTGCATTTTGTGCTGCTAAGTTCCTTCGAATGACTGAGTCATTAGAGAAGGGAAATTTTGTTCCAAAACTCGAGGCTTTCTTCAATTCGTGCATTCTTGAAGGTTGGAAAGACTCCATTACCACACTAGAAACCACAGTAAAGTTGCCAGAGTGGTCTGAGAATCTTGGAATCATCAGAAAGTGCATTGATTCAATTGTTGAAAAAATCCTTACACCTCCAGCAAAG GTCTCATGGTCCTACACTTATACTAGACCTGGTTACACCAAAAAGCAACACCATTCTGTTCCAAAGGATTGGTGGACAGAGGATATATCAGACCTTGATGTAGACCTGTTTCGGTGTATAATTACTGCTGTTGCATCAACGTACATGCTGCCACCGCAGCTCATTGGTGAAGCTTTGCACGTCTATGCTTGTCGTTGGCTGCCAGACACCACGAGACCGCCTCCACAAACAGATGAGCAATTTGTGGAGAAGAATCGAAGAATTGTTGATACCATTGTGAGTATGATTCCTGGAGATAAGAGAGCAGTTTGTGTTGGATTCTTGCTAAGGCTTCTTATAGTTGCAAATTACTTAGGAGTGTCTCCAGTGACAAAGACAGAACTATTAAGGAGGTCCAGTCTACAACTCCAAGAGGCAACAGTGAATGACCTGATTTCTCAATCACACTCGCCCACTGACCCAGAATTTTACGATATTGACTTGGTTGTGGCAGTTTTACAAAGTTTCTTGGTGCTGTGGAGAAGACAATCCCCTGCagctgcttctgcttctgaATCAAACGGCAGCAGCGCCCAGTTTTTGGGAACAATGAGAAAGGTTGGGAAGCTCATCGATTCTTACCTTCAAGTCGTTGCCAGGGATGCCAACATGCCAGTTTCAAAACTGGTATCTCTTGCCGAAGCTTTGCCAGATATTGCAAGGGAAGACCATGACGACATTTACAAGGCTATTAACATTTATCTAAAG GAGCATGGTGATCTGAGCAAGGCAGACAAGAAGCGCCTCTGCCGCATTTTAGACTGCCAGAAGTTGTCGCCCGAGGTACGCGCTCATGCTGTGAAAAATGAGCGGCTACCATTGAGGACTGTTGTGCAAGTCCTCTTCTTTGAACAAGACAGAGACAGAGCTTCCAACTCCAAGGCAGCAGCAACTCATGATCATCATCATAAACATAAACGACTGCCACTTATGCCCTCCCAGTCCCAGTCCCAGGAGCTCTTTTCCACAGGAAAACAAACAGTTCCAACTAGCAGAGAATTAGATATTCATAATGGTCATGGTCATGGACATGGTAAGCTAAAACTGGGAGCAGCAGATCATCATGATAAATTCACTAGTAGTAGAGGGGATCACAGCACAAGAAGAACCAATGTTGCTGGACAGATAGATTATCCGCTGCatttgcaaacaaaaagaTCAGATGGAAAGTTTCCCGTGGGAACCGAAAGAAAGATTGTTAGCTCAGCAGAAATACAAGAACAAGTAGAACATCAACTAGAAACGGGATCTGGGAGCAAGTTGGATGCTAAGAAGATGATACAAAGGGGAAGTAGATCGGACCATGGCCGCGACAAAGGCAAAGATAGATAG
- the LOC117623790 gene encoding BTB/POZ domain-containing protein At5g47800 isoform X1: protein MKFMKIGTKPDTFCTEEATRTVISDVPSDLLIQINNISYLLHKLQFPLVPKCGLLQRLCSDSGDSEKVSIELHDIPGGEDAFELCAKFCYGITINLSAYNFVPAFCAAKFLRMTESLEKGNFVPKLEAFFNSCILEGWKDSITTLETTVKLPEWSENLGIIRKCIDSIVEKILTPPAKVSWSYTYTRPGYTKKQHHSVPKDWWTEDISDLDVDLFRCIITAVASTYMLPPQLIGEALHVYACRWLPDTTRPPPQTDEQFVEKNRRIVDTIVSMIPGDKRAVCVGFLLRLLIVANYLGVSPVTKTELLRRSSLQLQEATVNDLISQSHSPTDPEFYDIDLVVAVLQSFLVLWRRQSPAAASASESNGSSAQFLGTMRKVGKLIDSYLQVVARDANMPVSKLVSLAEALPDIAREDHDDIYKAINIYLKEHGDLSKADKKRLCRILDCQKLSPEVRAHAVKNERLPLRTVVQVLFFEQDRDRASNSKAAATHDHHHKHKRLPLMPSQSQSQELFSTGKQTVPTSRELDIHNGHGHGHGKLKLGAADHHDKFTSSRGDHSTRRTNVAGQIDYPLHLQTKRSDGKFPVGTERKIVSSAEIQEQVEHQLETGSGSKLDAKKMIQRGSRSDHGRDKGKDR, encoded by the exons ATGAAGTTTATGAAAATTGGGACCAAGCCGGACACCTTCTGCACAGAAGAAGCTACCAG GACTGTGATTTCAGATGTACCGAGCGACCTTCTCATACAAATTAACAACATCAGTTATCTTCTCCATAAG CTGCAGTTTCCACTTGTTCCAAAATGTGGCCTCTTACAACGGCTTTGCTCTGACTCTGGTGATTCTGAAAAGGTCAGCATAGAGCTTCACGATATTCCAGGAGGTGAAGATGCTTTCGAACTGTGTGCTAAGTTCTGTTATGGAATTACGATTAACCTCAGTGCGTATAATTTTGTACCTGCATTTTGTGCTGCTAAGTTCCTTCGAATGACTGAGTCATTAGAGAAGGGAAATTTTGTTCCAAAACTCGAGGCTTTCTTCAATTCGTGCATTCTTGAAGGTTGGAAAGACTCCATTACCACACTAGAAACCACAGTAAAGTTGCCAGAGTGGTCTGAGAATCTTGGAATCATCAGAAAGTGCATTGATTCAATTGTTGAAAAAATCCTTACACCTCCAGCAAAG GTCTCATGGTCCTACACTTATACTAGACCTGGTTACACCAAAAAGCAACACCATTCTGTTCCAAAGGATTGGTGGACAGAGGATATATCAGACCTTGATGTAGACCTGTTTCGGTGTATAATTACTGCTGTTGCATCAACGTACATGCTGCCACCGCAGCTCATTGGTGAAGCTTTGCACGTCTATGCTTGTCGTTGGCTGCCAGACACCACGAGACCGCCTCCACAAACAGATGAGCAATTTGTGGAGAAGAATCGAAGAATTGTTGATACCATTGTGAGTATGATTCCTGGAGATAAGAGAGCAGTTTGTGTTGGATTCTTGCTAAGGCTTCTTATAGTTGCAAATTACTTAGGAGTGTCTCCAGTGACAAAGACAGAACTATTAAGGAGGTCCAGTCTACAACTCCAAGAGGCAACAGTGAATGACCTGATTTCTCAATCACACTCGCCCACTGACCCAGAATTTTACGATATTGACTTGGTTGTGGCAGTTTTACAAAGTTTCTTGGTGCTGTGGAGAAGACAATCCCCTGCagctgcttctgcttctgaATCAAACGGCAGCAGCGCCCAGTTTTTGGGAACAATGAGAAAGGTTGGGAAGCTCATCGATTCTTACCTTCAAGTCGTTGCCAGGGATGCCAACATGCCAGTTTCAAAACTGGTATCTCTTGCCGAAGCTTTGCCAGATATTGCAAGGGAAGACCATGACGACATTTACAAGGCTATTAACATTTATCTAAAG GAGCATGGTGATCTGAGCAAGGCAGACAAGAAGCGCCTCTGCCGCATTTTAGACTGCCAGAAGTTGTCGCCCGAGGTACGCGCTCATGCTGTGAAAAATGAGCGGCTACCATTGAGGACTGTTGTGCAAGTCCTCTTCTTTGAACAAGACAGAGACAGAGCTTCCAACTCCAAGGCAGCAGCAACTCATGATCATCATCATAAACATAAACGACTGCCACTTATGCCCTCCCAGTCCCAGTCCCAGGAGCTCTTTTCCACAGGAAAACAAACAGTTCCAACTAGCAGAGAATTAGATATTCATAATGGTCATGGTCATGGACATGGTAAGCTAAAACTGGGAGCAGCAGATCATCATGATAAATTCACTAGTAGTAGAGGGGATCACAGCACAAGAAGAACCAATGTTGCTGGACAGATAGATTATCCGCTGCatttgcaaacaaaaagaTCAGATGGAAAGTTTCCCGTGGGAACCGAAAGAAAGATTGTTAGCTCAGCAGAAATACAAGAACAAGTAGAACATCAACTAGAAACGGGATCTGGGAGCAAGTTGGATGCTAAGAAGATGATACAAAGGGGAAGTAGATCGGACCATGGCCGCGACAAAGGCAAAGATAGATAG